The following proteins are co-located in the Pedobacter sp. FW305-3-2-15-E-R2A2 genome:
- a CDS encoding GAF domain-containing protein — protein sequence MKKVTLDLSGNKVQLLEADAALSFRPFMEYLRKRIAKEKTVRKSYYQQALKAFENQAGSEKDIPLENIYEYELLLEYMYACLSPVQDDQKFIAWGLCFPLQPINFYGTDSLYELLKNKQEDKEGYLDNRTPEDFNKERLRYVYAFILGRLYDFHVPLPKEKYHSGINHETGLLSYYHVMVNTDFIEVTVKGELPKLDFREVHEHLGQGMGYEMLENILPLDIFQFRGISVLTVKDVTAQMAVENINKMRLNRIPGEEDKGYQVVMQSLKSLLQNNRIEFDFFPFVRVNDKPVYGYEKGGTGILFSVWGEKRLSPDAFQQLASSYIANPNSFFSPDITKEDLKQFPFLASFIELGIRSLALIPLFYNQTLVGVLAVHTYDGEFFNESALARLEPAMPPIAQLLQMYIDEFNLEIENIIKEKFTSIQPSVQWKFNEVAWHYLHNKKKHLPERTESIYFNAVYPLYGAIDIRNSTVERNVASKADLEYHLNLLSETLQSLTLSHNSSLMEEMIFNCKKWQSALNEEHWNTTEENNLNNFLKTDMIDYLNHLAQQDAKTHKVVQHYLDRSGKTDGEVHKNRYALEVSMQMINNAVNNYFEAERERLQQSYPCYFEKFRTDGVEYDIYIGQSIAPKRPFNHFHLKNLRLWQLSSMAAIAKLTHSLLPGMPKKLHTTQLIFVHNQTIDISFRSDERKFDVEGAYNIRYQMIKKRIDKVLVSETGERLTQPDKLAIIYFSKKDIEDYLPFIQYLQETGVFHPELEELNLEDVQGLSGLKALRVGIVQE from the coding sequence ATGAAGAAAGTCACCCTGGACCTTTCGGGAAATAAAGTACAACTTTTAGAGGCTGATGCAGCACTCTCTTTCAGGCCTTTTATGGAATACCTCAGAAAAAGGATTGCCAAAGAGAAAACGGTGAGAAAGTCTTACTATCAACAGGCACTAAAGGCATTTGAAAATCAGGCGGGGTCTGAGAAAGACATTCCACTGGAAAACATATATGAGTATGAGCTCCTGCTGGAATACATGTACGCCTGCCTTTCCCCGGTTCAGGATGACCAAAAATTTATTGCGTGGGGACTGTGTTTCCCACTGCAACCTATTAATTTCTATGGAACAGACTCTCTATATGAGCTGTTAAAGAATAAACAGGAAGATAAGGAGGGATATCTTGACAACAGAACTCCGGAAGACTTTAATAAAGAAAGGCTGAGGTATGTCTATGCTTTCATCCTCGGCCGGCTTTACGATTTTCATGTTCCGCTGCCAAAAGAAAAGTATCATTCAGGAATTAATCATGAAACGGGTTTACTGAGTTATTATCATGTCATGGTCAATACGGACTTTATAGAGGTGACCGTAAAAGGCGAGCTGCCAAAATTAGATTTCAGGGAAGTTCATGAACACCTTGGCCAAGGCATGGGATATGAAATGCTGGAAAACATCCTTCCCCTTGATATTTTTCAGTTCCGGGGGATTTCTGTTCTTACCGTAAAAGATGTAACTGCACAAATGGCCGTGGAGAATATCAACAAAATGCGGTTAAACCGTATTCCTGGTGAAGAAGATAAAGGTTATCAGGTCGTGATGCAATCCTTAAAAAGTCTGCTGCAAAATAATCGGATCGAGTTTGATTTCTTTCCATTTGTCAGGGTTAATGACAAGCCGGTATACGGTTATGAAAAAGGTGGCACCGGGATTCTATTTTCCGTATGGGGCGAAAAAAGGCTTTCTCCCGACGCATTTCAACAATTGGCTTCCTCTTATATCGCCAATCCGAATTCCTTTTTCTCTCCGGATATTACCAAGGAGGACCTGAAACAGTTTCCTTTTCTGGCCAGCTTTATTGAATTAGGCATCAGGTCGCTGGCACTGATTCCCCTATTTTACAACCAAACCCTTGTTGGTGTATTGGCTGTACATACCTATGATGGCGAATTTTTTAATGAATCGGCCCTGGCCCGTCTGGAACCAGCCATGCCGCCGATTGCCCAGTTGCTGCAAATGTATATTGACGAGTTCAACCTTGAAATAGAAAATATCATTAAAGAAAAGTTCACTTCCATTCAGCCTTCCGTACAGTGGAAGTTCAATGAAGTGGCCTGGCATTACCTCCATAATAAAAAGAAACACCTTCCTGAACGAACAGAGTCTATTTATTTCAATGCAGTTTATCCGCTGTATGGAGCTATAGACATTAGAAATTCAACGGTAGAAAGAAATGTTGCCAGCAAGGCTGATCTGGAATACCACCTGAACCTTCTTTCTGAAACCTTACAGTCCTTAACGCTGAGTCATAACTCTTCCCTGATGGAAGAGATGATTTTTAACTGCAAAAAATGGCAGTCTGCATTGAATGAGGAACACTGGAATACAACAGAAGAAAACAACCTGAATAACTTCCTTAAAACAGATATGATCGATTATCTGAATCATCTTGCCCAACAGGATGCAAAAACACATAAAGTGGTTCAGCATTACCTGGATCGTTCCGGGAAGACAGATGGGGAGGTCCATAAAAACAGGTATGCCCTGGAAGTATCCATGCAGATGATCAACAATGCCGTGAACAATTATTTTGAGGCTGAAAGAGAAAGACTACAACAATCTTATCCCTGCTATTTTGAAAAATTCAGAACAGATGGTGTAGAATACGACATTTATATTGGTCAATCTATCGCTCCGAAAAGGCCTTTTAACCATTTTCACCTTAAAAACCTACGGCTCTGGCAGCTCTCTTCTATGGCAGCTATTGCAAAACTGACCCACTCCCTCCTGCCGGGCATGCCAAAGAAGCTTCATACGACACAACTGATCTTTGTACATAACCAGACGATCGACATCAGTTTCCGTTCGGACGAGCGTAAATTTGATGTAGAGGGGGCCTATAACATCAGGTATCAAATGATCAAAAAACGAATTGACAAAGTATTGGTTAGTGAAACCGGAGAGCGCTTAACACAACCGGATAAGCTGGCGATCATCTATTTTAGTAAGAAAGACATCGAAGATTACCTTCCATTTATACAATACCTGCAGGAAACCGGGGTCTTTCATCCGGAACTGGAAGAACTGAACCTGGAGGACGTCCAGGGATTAAGCGGATTGAAAGCATTGAGGGTCGGGATTGTGCAGGAGTAA
- a CDS encoding SRPBCC family protein, which translates to MKILKVILGGIVLIVVLLLIVALFIKKDYAVEREITINKPKSQVFDYIKLLKNQDLYSVWIKRDPAAKKAYKGTDGTVGFIASWDSNNKEVGKGEQEIAKIVEGERIDMKLRFKEPFEANDDAYMITESVSETQTKVRWGFKGSMKYPMNLMLLCVNMEDMLGKDLQKGLDDLKVILEK; encoded by the coding sequence ATGAAAATCTTAAAAGTAATCTTAGGCGGAATTGTACTGATCGTCGTACTTCTGCTGATTGTTGCCTTATTTATTAAAAAAGATTATGCCGTAGAACGCGAAATTACGATCAACAAACCTAAAAGCCAGGTGTTTGACTACATCAAACTTTTGAAAAACCAGGACCTTTACAGTGTCTGGATCAAGAGAGACCCCGCGGCAAAGAAAGCGTATAAAGGCACTGACGGAACGGTAGGTTTTATCGCTTCCTGGGACAGCAACAATAAAGAAGTTGGAAAAGGAGAACAGGAAATCGCTAAAATTGTCGAAGGAGAAAGAATCGACATGAAGCTTCGCTTTAAAGAACCTTTTGAAGCAAATGATGATGCGTATATGATCACTGAATCTGTTTCTGAAACTCAGACTAAGGTAAGGTGGGGCTTTAAAGGCTCGATGAAGTATCCCATGAACCTGATGTTGCTATGCGTAAATATGGAAGATATGCTGGGCAAAGACCTGCAAAAGGGCTTGGATGATTTAAAAGTGATCCTCGAAAAATAG
- a CDS encoding lysozyme inhibitor LprI family protein, whose product MKLPLLLAIGLFSFSTGMAQVPRQINEQDLARMKLKVHKAADEQLKKWLEKPEKDNYEDKDFLEFKTDTTKIEQFMKQRLAIDYSTAGMVEAAYDAEKEYDLLLNKYYQQVLKTLEAKDKPLLVEVQKNWLKYRDSERKMNVLLTDDKYSGGGTMQRIILASAYLELTKKRVLELRDYLSRI is encoded by the coding sequence ATGAAATTACCCTTACTATTGGCCATTGGCCTGTTCTCTTTCAGTACAGGCATGGCGCAGGTACCCAGGCAAATCAATGAACAGGATTTGGCCCGGATGAAGCTGAAAGTCCATAAAGCAGCAGATGAGCAGCTGAAAAAGTGGCTTGAAAAACCTGAAAAGGACAACTATGAGGATAAAGATTTCCTGGAGTTTAAAACAGATACGACCAAGATTGAGCAGTTCATGAAGCAGCGGCTTGCCATTGATTATTCTACTGCAGGAATGGTAGAGGCAGCTTATGATGCAGAAAAGGAATATGATCTTCTACTGAACAAGTATTATCAGCAGGTGCTCAAAACGCTGGAAGCTAAAGATAAACCCTTACTCGTAGAAGTACAAAAAAACTGGTTGAAATACAGAGACTCCGAAAGAAAAATGAATGTACTCCTGACTGACGACAAATACTCCGGGGGTGGGACCATGCAAAGGATCATATTGGCTTCCGCCTATCTTGAGCTCACTAAAAAACGTGTTTTAGAACTGCGGGACTATCTGAGTCGGATTTAA
- a CDS encoding helix-turn-helix transcriptional regulator, with protein sequence MNQTETIEEFYKRVPQANASGLRLNNAGAGHFNVYTRNLCRVQTPYSRRDFYKVSLILGEGILHYADKWIAIDRPALLFSNPVVPYSWEPSSEKQEGWFCLFTEAFVNANERKDGLQDSPLFRIGGNPVFFINEVQQEELSAIFRKMVLEMESEYTHKYDLLRNYLHLIIHEAMKMQPAGSFEKHANAPSRITSLFMELLERQFPIDSPEEALRLKTANDYAQSLSVHANHLNRSVKEVTGKTTTALISERITKEARALLQHTDWNIAEVAYSLGFEYPAYFNQFFKKQTGVTPGDARSMTV encoded by the coding sequence ATGAACCAGACGGAAACTATTGAAGAATTTTATAAACGTGTTCCACAAGCCAACGCCTCCGGTCTTCGGTTAAACAATGCCGGAGCAGGTCATTTTAATGTCTATACCCGGAACCTTTGCAGGGTCCAGACACCATATAGCCGTCGTGATTTTTATAAAGTTTCCCTGATTCTCGGCGAAGGAATCCTTCATTATGCCGATAAATGGATTGCCATTGACCGCCCTGCATTGTTGTTCTCCAATCCGGTGGTCCCCTATTCCTGGGAGCCCTCTTCGGAAAAACAAGAAGGTTGGTTTTGCCTGTTTACGGAAGCCTTTGTAAATGCAAATGAACGCAAAGACGGCCTTCAGGATTCCCCTTTGTTCAGGATTGGTGGCAATCCGGTTTTTTTCATCAATGAGGTACAACAGGAAGAACTCTCTGCTATTTTCAGGAAAATGGTGCTGGAAATGGAATCTGAATATACCCATAAGTACGATTTGTTGCGTAACTACCTTCATCTGATCATCCATGAAGCGATGAAAATGCAGCCGGCAGGAAGCTTTGAAAAACATGCCAATGCACCGAGCCGGATTACCAGTCTTTTTATGGAGCTTCTGGAAAGACAATTTCCTATTGACAGTCCGGAGGAGGCATTGCGGTTAAAAACAGCCAACGATTATGCACAAAGCTTATCCGTACATGCCAACCACCTGAACCGCTCGGTAAAGGAAGTGACCGGAAAAACCACTACCGCATTGATCTCAGAACGGATTACCAAAGAAGCGAGGGCACTCTTACAGCATACGGATTGGAATATCGCTGAAGTTGCCTACAGCCTTGGCTTCGAATATCCCGCTTATTTCAATCAGTTTTTCAAAAAACAAACCGGTGTCACTCCCGGGGATGCACGAAGTATGACTGTTTGA
- the pncB gene encoding nicotinate phosphoribosyltransferase, which translates to MQLNPRVTLSSILDNDFYKITMQQGVVRLFPAASARYKFINRGKHSFPPGFSEALRAAVDQMALLKLSREEKHFLQVNCPYLDPVYLDFLEGYRYKPEEVHIEQHGDQLVVQVEGLWYRTILWEVPLMSLICELFYVLTGSERISNEEVVEVTRKKIEGLRDLGVTVAEFGTRRRYSYQVHRLVLQSLSQYGAGSFIGTSNVHMAMLHQTKPIGTHAHEWFMFHAARYGFKMANAMGLEHWVNVYRGDLGIALSDTYTTEVFFKQFDKMFSKLFDGVRHDSGDPLLFADKVISHYQNMGIDPKSKTIIFSDGLNYEKVARIADHCRDKIGMSFGIGTNLTNDAGPDPMNIVIKMTEAHPKDGEWTEVVKLSDEHGKYTGTEGMINLAKTILQI; encoded by the coding sequence ATGCAACTAAACCCAAGGGTAACGCTTTCTTCCATTCTGGATAACGACTTCTATAAGATCACGATGCAACAAGGTGTGGTCCGCTTATTTCCCGCTGCAAGTGCGCGTTATAAGTTTATCAACCGGGGTAAACATTCCTTTCCACCCGGATTTTCAGAAGCACTGAGAGCAGCGGTTGATCAAATGGCTTTACTGAAACTGAGTCGCGAAGAGAAACATTTCCTGCAGGTCAACTGTCCGTATCTGGATCCGGTATATCTGGATTTTTTAGAAGGATACCGCTATAAACCGGAAGAAGTACATATCGAACAGCATGGCGACCAGCTTGTGGTTCAGGTAGAGGGCCTTTGGTATCGGACCATTTTATGGGAAGTTCCGCTCATGTCGCTGATCTGCGAACTGTTTTATGTCCTGACGGGCTCAGAAAGGATCAGCAATGAAGAAGTAGTGGAAGTTACCCGTAAAAAAATAGAAGGTTTAAGGGATTTAGGGGTTACCGTAGCAGAGTTTGGAACCCGTAGGAGGTATTCTTATCAGGTTCATAGATTGGTTTTGCAGTCCCTGAGCCAGTACGGGGCAGGTTCATTCATCGGAACGAGCAATGTCCATATGGCCATGCTTCATCAAACAAAACCCATTGGAACGCATGCCCACGAGTGGTTCATGTTTCATGCAGCGAGATATGGTTTTAAAATGGCCAATGCTATGGGACTCGAGCATTGGGTAAATGTTTATCGCGGAGATCTGGGCATCGCCTTATCGGATACTTATACCACGGAAGTTTTCTTTAAGCAATTTGATAAAATGTTCTCCAAACTTTTCGATGGTGTGAGGCATGATAGTGGCGATCCACTGCTTTTTGCCGATAAAGTGATCAGTCATTATCAAAATATGGGCATAGATCCTAAATCTAAAACCATTATTTTTTCTGATGGGTTGAACTACGAAAAAGTAGCCCGCATTGCGGACCACTGTCGGGATAAAATAGGAATGTCTTTTGGAATAGGAACGAATCTCACCAATGATGCCGGACCCGATCCGATGAATATCGTCATTAAAATGACCGAAGCGCATCCTAAAGACGGGGAATGGACAGAAGTGGTGAAGCTCTCCGACGAACATGGAAAATATACCGGAACGGAGGGGATGATCAACCTCGCAAAGACTATTCTTCAGATTTAG
- a CDS encoding aldo/keto reductase — protein MKYRNLGTTTEKLSAIGLGCMGMSFAYGPTDDTESIATLHKSLDLGINFWDTADMYGNGLNEELISKVLVPNRDKVFIATKFGFRFKDENAGASNVNGTYFDGSPKWIKIAVENSLRRLNIDTIDLYYAHRVDPNVPIEDTVGAMAELVKEGKVRYLGLSEASPASIRKAHAIHPIAALQSEYSLLTRDVEGEIMNTVNELGISLVPYSPLARGLVINTTDISGLHESDFRRTLPRYSGENLENNKSLSNDFAELAKDKNATPAQLAIAWVLAQDDQIIPIPGTKKRKYLEDNAGAVDLNLSPSDLQAIQKVIEQYPNTGARYSEGALKMVNN, from the coding sequence ATGAAATATAGAAATCTAGGAACAACAACAGAAAAACTATCTGCCATTGGATTGGGATGTATGGGCATGAGCTTCGCTTATGGTCCGACAGATGACACAGAAAGCATTGCAACCTTACATAAATCATTAGACTTAGGGATTAACTTCTGGGATACTGCCGATATGTATGGCAATGGACTGAATGAAGAGCTGATTTCAAAAGTGCTGGTTCCAAACCGGGATAAAGTGTTTATTGCCACCAAATTTGGTTTCCGTTTTAAAGACGAAAATGCAGGGGCAAGTAATGTGAACGGCACTTATTTTGACGGCTCTCCGAAATGGATCAAAATTGCCGTAGAAAATAGCCTCAGACGCTTAAATATCGACACCATCGACTTGTATTATGCCCACCGTGTAGATCCAAATGTGCCTATTGAAGATACAGTGGGCGCCATGGCAGAATTGGTAAAAGAAGGAAAAGTACGCTACCTTGGATTAAGTGAAGCTTCACCAGCTTCTATCCGGAAAGCACATGCCATCCATCCTATTGCCGCTTTACAAAGCGAATATTCCTTATTGACCAGAGATGTGGAAGGCGAAATCATGAATACCGTAAACGAGCTGGGTATTTCTCTTGTCCCTTATTCTCCATTGGCCAGAGGACTAGTGATCAATACCACAGACATCAGCGGTCTGCATGAGAGTGATTTCCGCAGAACTTTACCACGTTACAGCGGGGAGAACCTGGAAAACAATAAATCTTTATCCAATGATTTCGCCGAACTGGCCAAAGATAAAAACGCTACCCCTGCTCAACTGGCCATTGCCTGGGTATTGGCGCAGGACGATCAGATCATTCCTATCCCGGGCACTAAAAAAAGAAAATACCTGGAAGACAATGCAGGTGCGGTAGACCTAAATCTTTCCCCATCCGATTTACAAGCAATTCAAAAAGTGATTGAACAATATCCGAATACAGGTGCACGCTATAGCGAAGGCGCACTGAAAATGGTCAACAATTAA
- a CDS encoding sterol desaturase family protein, with translation MSPNKRLKVGQGQISGYISIFLSILALLGIFCFRYPEQLTTPEFREIYTEEVVEMMMTVGIITSFFFAVLSLILSKRIKWALIGTSIAAVAIILGAFTVEGRSVEKTNWHFGLDWMILDLLLMTAIFIPLELFFPKNKSQTKFHEEWRTDLMYFVISHLFIQFFGIVTQKPAVLFFGWIGLEQLHLWIQNLPFILALFLAFFTTDLFQYWAHRFFHTRVYLWRFHSIHHSTKSMDWLAGSRTHFMDIFFTRAMTFIPLYVLGFSTTVFNVYIIFIAIHAVLIHANTRVNFGPLKYIFTTPQYHHWHHCEDPKYYGHNFASIFPFIDWMFGTYYLPGKKWPAGTGVHEAQYPKGFVKQSVYPFTKSPFDTDLNMDERSDR, from the coding sequence ATGTCACCAAATAAGCGCTTGAAAGTTGGCCAGGGCCAAATTAGTGGGTATATCTCCATCTTTTTATCCATTCTTGCCCTCCTGGGGATTTTCTGTTTCCGATACCCTGAACAGCTGACCACTCCTGAATTTCGTGAAATCTATACCGAAGAGGTGGTAGAAATGATGATGACCGTGGGAATTATTACGTCTTTCTTTTTTGCAGTCCTCAGCCTAATTTTAAGTAAACGAATCAAATGGGCATTAATAGGGACTTCCATAGCGGCTGTTGCCATTATACTTGGCGCATTTACCGTTGAAGGACGAAGCGTAGAAAAAACCAACTGGCATTTCGGGCTGGACTGGATGATTCTGGACCTGTTACTGATGACGGCAATTTTCATTCCCCTGGAGCTGTTTTTTCCGAAAAACAAATCGCAAACCAAGTTTCATGAGGAATGGAGAACCGACCTGATGTACTTCGTCATCAGTCATTTATTTATTCAGTTCTTTGGCATTGTGACTCAAAAACCTGCAGTCTTATTCTTTGGCTGGATCGGATTGGAACAACTGCACTTATGGATCCAGAATCTGCCCTTTATCCTGGCCTTATTTCTGGCTTTCTTTACCACCGATCTTTTTCAATATTGGGCACATCGCTTTTTCCATACCCGTGTGTACCTGTGGCGCTTTCATTCCATCCACCATTCGACAAAAAGTATGGATTGGCTGGCAGGGAGCAGGACTCATTTTATGGATATCTTTTTTACCAGAGCAATGACCTTCATCCCTTTATACGTTCTTGGATTTTCTACGACTGTTTTCAACGTATACATCATTTTTATTGCTATACATGCGGTACTGATCCATGCGAATACACGGGTAAATTTTGGTCCCTTGAAATACATTTTCACTACTCCGCAATACCACCATTGGCACCATTGCGAAGACCCGAAGTATTATGGCCATAATTTTGCTTCCATCTTTCCTTTTATCGACTGGATGTTTGGCACTTATTACCTGCCTGGAAAGAAGTGGCCTGCCGGCACAGGGGTACATGAGGCACAATATCCTAAGGGTTTTGTCAAACAATCTGTTTATCCTTTTACCAAAAGTCCTTTTGATACCGACTTAAATATGGACGAGCGCAGCGACCGGTAA
- a CDS encoding thiamine pyrophosphate-dependent enzyme: protein MSKKVAEQLVDMLIQSGIKRIYAVTGDSLNELNDAVRRNPDIQWIHVRHEEAGAYAAAAEAELHGLACCAGSSGPGHVHLINGLYDAHRAGAPVLAIASTCATAEFGSGYFQETNITKLFDDCSHYNQIATTPAQLPRMAQAALQHAFHHKGVAVLGLPGDVSSMEAVENMSADRTYFSKAVIRPADEELLALSKLINSHKKIAIFCGIGAAEAHDEVVKLAGMLKAPVGYSFRGKMSIQYDNPYEVGMTGLLGLPSAYHSMHESDLIILLGTDFPYVPFIPQDKVLVQIDTKPERLGRRAKLEMGLHGDIKASLAALIPLLDPNEDDSFLNAQLKVYEKVKEHLSTYVEDKGKVDAIHPEAVAFELNKLATADAIFTVDTGMCCVWGSRYIDATGKRSMLGSFNHGSMANAMPHAIGAALSSPDRQVVALCGDGGISMLLGDLATIKQYNLPIKLIVFNNRSLGMVKLEMEVAGLPDAETDMVNPDFALVAEAMGIKGITISDPDHLELLLKEAFLHNGPVLVNVMTDPNALAMPPKIEFKMMKGMALSMTKLMLGGKFDEVLDTVKSNYKHLKSIID, encoded by the coding sequence ATGTCAAAGAAAGTTGCAGAGCAATTGGTCGATATGCTGATTCAATCAGGCATTAAGCGTATTTATGCCGTAACAGGCGATAGTTTGAATGAGTTAAATGATGCCGTAAGGCGAAATCCTGATATCCAGTGGATTCATGTGAGGCATGAAGAAGCTGGTGCTTATGCTGCAGCAGCGGAAGCAGAACTTCATGGTCTGGCCTGCTGTGCAGGCAGTAGTGGTCCAGGGCATGTTCATTTGATCAATGGCCTTTATGACGCACACCGTGCGGGTGCTCCGGTGCTGGCCATTGCTTCTACCTGCGCGACCGCAGAATTTGGCTCCGGTTATTTCCAGGAAACCAATATCACCAAACTTTTTGACGATTGCAGTCATTATAACCAGATTGCGACCACACCGGCTCAGTTGCCAAGGATGGCGCAAGCAGCATTGCAACATGCTTTTCATCATAAAGGAGTGGCTGTATTGGGGCTGCCAGGCGATGTGAGCAGTATGGAGGCAGTCGAGAATATGTCGGCAGACAGAACCTATTTTTCAAAAGCAGTGATACGCCCGGCGGATGAGGAATTACTGGCGCTTTCCAAACTCATCAACAGCCATAAAAAGATTGCCATCTTTTGTGGGATTGGTGCGGCAGAAGCACATGATGAAGTCGTTAAACTGGCAGGAATGCTGAAAGCACCGGTAGGATATTCTTTCCGTGGCAAAATGAGCATTCAATACGATAATCCTTATGAAGTAGGAATGACAGGCTTACTGGGCTTGCCTTCCGCTTACCATAGCATGCATGAAAGTGACCTTATCATTCTCTTAGGTACTGATTTCCCTTATGTTCCTTTTATTCCTCAGGACAAGGTCCTGGTTCAGATTGATACCAAGCCTGAACGTTTGGGCAGACGTGCAAAACTGGAAATGGGGCTCCATGGTGATATAAAAGCAAGTTTAGCAGCTTTAATTCCTTTACTGGACCCCAATGAAGACGATAGTTTTCTGAATGCACAGTTGAAAGTTTATGAAAAGGTAAAAGAGCACCTGAGTACTTATGTGGAGGATAAAGGTAAAGTAGATGCCATTCATCCGGAAGCGGTTGCTTTTGAACTGAATAAGCTCGCTACAGCGGATGCCATCTTTACTGTAGATACGGGAATGTGTTGTGTATGGGGTTCCAGATATATTGATGCTACAGGTAAGCGTTCCATGTTGGGTTCCTTTAACCATGGTTCCATGGCGAATGCGATGCCTCATGCCATCGGTGCTGCACTTTCCAGTCCGGACAGACAGGTGGTGGCGCTTTGTGGTGATGGCGGGATCTCGATGCTGCTCGGTGACCTCGCAACAATTAAGCAATACAACCTGCCAATTAAGCTGATTGTATTTAACAACCGCTCTTTGGGTATGGTGAAACTGGAAATGGAAGTGGCAGGATTACCTGATGCGGAAACGGATATGGTAAATCCGGATTTTGCATTGGTTGCAGAGGCGATGGGGATCAAAGGAATTACGATCAGTGATCCTGATCACCTGGAATTATTATTAAAAGAAGCTTTTTTACACAATGGACCGGTATTGGTCAATGTCATGACCGATCCCAACGCATTGGCGATGCCTCCAAAAATAGAATTTAAAATGATGAAAGGAATGGCGCTGTCCATGACTAAACTCATGTTGGGAGGGAAGTTTGATGAGGTGCTGGATACCGTGAAATCCAATTATAAACACCTGAAAAGTATCATTGATTAA
- a CDS encoding DUF695 domain-containing protein codes for MSNTATDLKEIPMDWDSYFSRVNDLPASIRLNLALNQIAPIPGLPKLLWCGVKLQKPDENGFTTNEEFQTICDIEDAIDAALTGINALFTAALKSDGKLELFFYAPTNEGYENLVQQAMMNFPEYQYATDSSEEQDWKTYFEFLYPNHYEYKCIQNTKVLRQLQQSGDVFELEREVDHWIYFNAEQDLNTFVEEVNTSGFRVLSQDKHDREDFPYVLNISRKNTVLPHEVNHYVWELVETAEKHKGFYDGWGCPVAKSEE; via the coding sequence ATGAGCAACACCGCAACAGACTTAAAAGAAATTCCCATGGACTGGGATAGCTATTTCAGCCGCGTAAACGACCTTCCGGCTTCTATACGTTTAAATCTGGCCTTAAACCAGATTGCCCCCATTCCAGGCCTGCCAAAACTACTGTGGTGTGGTGTAAAGCTCCAAAAACCAGATGAAAATGGATTTACCACCAACGAGGAGTTTCAAACGATTTGTGATATTGAAGACGCGATAGATGCGGCCTTAACCGGGATAAATGCCCTGTTTACCGCAGCCTTGAAATCCGACGGAAAGCTGGAATTGTTCTTCTATGCCCCAACAAATGAAGGATATGAAAATCTTGTCCAACAGGCAATGATGAATTTCCCTGAATACCAGTATGCAACCGATAGTTCTGAAGAGCAAGATTGGAAAACCTATTTTGAATTCCTCTACCCTAACCACTACGAATACAAATGCATACAGAACACCAAGGTATTGAGACAGTTGCAACAAAGCGGTGATGTGTTTGAGCTGGAACGTGAAGTTGACCATTGGATCTATTTCAACGCCGAACAGGACCTGAACACCTTTGTTGAAGAGGTAAATACTTCCGGATTCAGGGTTTTATCCCAGGACAAACATGATCGTGAAGATTTCCCTTATGTGCTGAACATCTCCAGAAAAAACACGGTACTTCCTCATGAAGTAAACCATTATGTATGGGAATTAGTCGAAACCGCAGAAAAGCACAAAGGCTTTTATGATGGCTGGGGTTGTCCTGTAGCTAAATCTGAAGAATAG
- a CDS encoding DoxX family protein translates to MKNFPFITLSNSLVLLRLSVAFIFLAHAIIRVTGGTVVRFGDYLNNKGFVYGTPLVWGLTVYEVIGGFLLAFGIFTKWLSAGFIGIIALGIVIIHLENGWFVGEHGAGGCEYSFLLIIALIVIAAADKKK, encoded by the coding sequence ATGAAAAATTTTCCTTTTATAACGTTATCAAATAGCCTGGTGTTGTTGCGGCTTTCTGTGGCCTTCATATTTCTTGCCCATGCCATCATTCGTGTGACCGGAGGAACGGTAGTCCGCTTTGGCGATTACTTAAACAACAAAGGTTTTGTTTACGGAACGCCATTAGTTTGGGGACTTACCGTTTATGAGGTAATCGGGGGATTTCTGCTTGCTTTCGGAATCTTTACCAAGTGGTTATCGGCAGGCTTTATTGGAATCATTGCCCTTGGCATTGTAATCATTCATCTCGAAAATGGCTGGTTTGTTGGAGAACATGGTGCAGGAGGTTGCGAATATAGCTTTCTGTTGATCATTGCATTGATCGTGATTGCCGCTGCGGATAAAAAGAAATAA